The sequence AAAGGTGAATTTGTTGGCAAACCAAAAGATGGAATTTAAAAAGGATATCATAATCTCTAATACTAAAATGGATTAATTAGTGGGCAACCATTGATTATGTTACCCAGTTTCTTTATTTCAAAGTGCtatgaattaattaaaaataaaacaaataaaatgccTATTTCAATTGCTGGTGGCTTGTCTATTGGGCTCTACATAGCTGATAGCTAGAGTGTTTCCTCCGCTGTAGTTCAGGATCTAGGTGAAATACATAGACGATAGATCATTGCATGTACGCTTGAATTGTTGTTGACAGACGTTATGAGATTGAACGATCACTATGAAAATACTATGACTCTGAGAGAGCATTCTGCAACTGATTTAAACCATGCAAAAATGAATCTTCAACTAATCAatggaatcttttttttttttttttgatcaactaaTCAATGGAATCTTTTCAATGGAATCTTTTCTTCGAAAGTCGAAAGGAAAAATGGAAGTGGCTTCGACTTTAACACTTCCTCATTTAGGTAGCTCATTGTCTCTTCTAGGAGTTTAGAGAGAAATTGtgaggtttttttttattctttgctcaagaaacatttatatattatataatttagcaaaaaaacatttatatattatcCAACTATATTTATTCGAGGGATACTTTAAATGTTGAATTATGGAGTAGTGTTTTAGCTTAAACAGTTTTCATACATCCTCACATGCAGTCGAATACTCTTTCTGttcaaaaaattatgtttaaattttttcacgtatattaaaaatatattaaaatttaactatCAATGAATTATTTTGTAACTAACTATTTCCAACCACTTTCaatcaataaaatattaataaatataattattgtttttgaaatttataattttgtttaaacgTGGATCCTTTTGAAAAAGAGAGTAATTAAGAAAGACAATAATGTGAGTAGACGGTATAAAATCAGTGCTACATTGGTCACTTATAACTATTTTACATTGGTTACTGATTTGCTCTCTACAATCCTCAGTTATTCTTATTTACAATGTGTCTATGAAAAGACAAACCCGCGCACATTATtgaaacaataattaaattctTGATTGTGAATGAATAGGCCAAAATagatatataaagaaaaaaggaaTAGTCCAAAATAGTTAAATTCTTTTTTGGCCAGCATTTACTTCAAAGACTGACAAAAGAATACATAGAATAAAAACGAGATACTCAATATTcgagataaataaaaataaataggcCAGCATTTACTTCAAAGACTGACAAAAGTACTCACTGACACTTTGTGCATCCAATTTAATACTTAAAAACCATGGACCATTAATGTTCTTTTTTTGGATGAAGCTGTATGAATGACTTGTGTGTATGGGGATGACAATGAATAATGTGCGTGTCTCGACATATTGATGGTGCCATGAGCAGTGTATGACTGAGAAGTGAGAATGATGTATTGTAAGTTCATCTGTAGCAAGCTACGGCAATGCTTCATCTCTAGTTCTCTTCATAACCGCGGCTAGATCACATGCAACAATCTCCAATCTGATTATCGTTCTTATAATTATCTCATTCTCTTTCTCTTAATAATTTGATTGATTCACCTCCTATACCTCGTCGGCTCCGTTTGGGTTCACGGCAGTTCTCATTTTGGGCCATCTATTTTATCGACTTCATTGGCAAAGAATACGTGGGCTTCAAGTGGATTCTAAATCGGCCATATTTTCACGTGTAAATGCTAGTTAGCCGATGGGGCTATAACGGctgttaacaatttttttttgtctcaagTTCTAATAAAAATCTTTATAGAAAAAGAGAGGTGAATTATAGATGGAAAATGAATGATGTGAATAGGGTGAAATAGCAAATGCTGGACATTTGTCATAACACCCTTTTCAcaaatttttgaataatataatGGAAACAAGTTCAACAGAATACATGCATGAGTTGGAGCTATATTTTTCGTTTTTAGTAACATTCCCAACATATATGTGTGTGATGAATTAAAAGTTATTTGCCGACCAATAAAATACTTCtttcgtttcaaaatagatgatgttttagggaGTAATATTTagaaacgattttttttttgaaggtgCCGAGAACATtaataatcaaattaataaaacgtgaaagacaaaaaaaaatagataaaagaaTTTGAGTGGTAGAAAATGTTAGAAGCATTAATGTTGCTAATTCAAGTCACGTCATAGCATTAACTTCTAGTATTTCTTAAGGGGAAATAACGCCAAAATACATAGTAGTGATATTTTTTTggctttaaaattattttgtctATACTGTAGTACTATTTCATAACAACATTTGTATGCTGTTAGCCTGTTACCATTAATACTCCATTATACAATTACTACTATTAATTCTCTTTATACCAACAATCACaacaattattatattttgttaaaaattaaaatagtgaGTCCGCTTTACTCAAACATCCATCATTTCCCTCTCTAAAATTTCTTAAAGATTTCCTGTGAGTTTAAGTTCCTTTTTCTTCCTACTCTTCTTCCTCGTTTCTATCAATGGTGATCAAATACAATCGATGAGAAGTTGCTGTTAATACAGATAGAGAAATGGGGATACGTGTCGTAAACGAAAAGTAGTGGAGGAGCATTAAAGTATAGCCCAATGAATGAGCTTTGAGCTGTTTGAGAGGCTTCCTCTCTGCTGTAATAGAGAGAAAGCAATAACTCTGTTCTCGATTTAACCCACAACTTCACATTCAAGACACAGTGATCCACATGCCCTCCTCCTTTTCTACCAATTTCATGCACATccctctctctgtctctttattatcaaaagaaaaaactatcTTTGTTGTGtatcaagaagatgaagaaaccaGGATTTGTCTTCCTTTTGGCTGTCATAATCCTCTGTGTCTCACTCGTTTCTTCTGGTAACTTTCTTTTATTCGTGTGTTCTACTCTTTTTAGTTCACTGTTTGTAATAATTTGATACTAATAATCACGCGGGAAAACGGCAGAAATGAAATTAGGTTTGGAGGACTACAACTTTCCAGTGGATCCATCTCCGACAGCAAAACATTCGATCGAACCAGGTCCTATCGAGCATGGAAACCCTTCGAATCCTTATATTCCGAAGCCTCGTTCCTCTCCTCCTCCACAACCTCAAGACGGTGGTTAAAACCAAATCTTATCTGCTTCAGTAACTCCTTGTACTAACTTTCTTGTCTCGTACGCTATGTtaattagtttccttatttgtCATCTAAATGGACTTGTTATTGGTGTTCTTTGGGATTCTAATtgacaaaatttgaaaatatggGCCTTGCAAGACTCAGTTTTATCATTCATGGGCTTTAGTTCTTCTGATTACCATGGTCTTGAAAGAAATGAATGGTAACGTGAAAGAGAAGTATGAGGAGACAGAGCCAAAAGGCGGTGGTCCCAAAGCTCAGCCGCTTTACGACACTTGGTTAGGCTCTGTCATGTGCCTCCCACGCGAGTGATGTAATCTTCACCGTTAACACGAAATCAAAGGTCAGATTAAGATTTCAGAAGCTTATTAACACGAAACACATGACCtcaaatcacaaaaaaatacTTGGATTAGTGTACAATCAATTTATTATCAGCTTTTAAAGCATGTTTTAATGCTTTCATCACTTTAGTCCACAGACCGAACCAAAACACAGTCCCTCAGATTTTCCGACtcttaatgtttttaatttgtttttttaaatctctTGATCCAAGAGTTCACGTTTACTTGTAACACAAGTCTTGTCATGATAACATAGCAAAGTATCGTCTTCAGACTCTTTTAACATGTATGGTCTCTGCATTTGTAATCTCATGGTTCTTTCACTTTAACTTGCCTTCACAACAATGAGCAAGAAGATTATTTCGTTATTTTCTTTTGCTCTGTGTGGAATTTGTTTCCTGTTTTAGATTTTTGCACGAGTGCAATCATACCAAACAATTGCAATACAATAATAAAAAGGATTCATAATGGAGTTAGattggaaaataaataaatagtagCTCACAAAATCTATAGTATAAAGTACATTGCTTATGTGTGTATTCACAATTTCTGATATACATTTATTTTAACAAACTCTAATAAGGCTCAAGATCAGAGCCATATCTAAGTGCTTCTTTAGCTTCAGCTTCCATATCTAGCTTAAAGAGACAAACGGCTTGTAAGTAAAGAGCGATTGGCCATTCCGGTGAACCTACTTGCGCTTGCATCGCCTCGCTCAGAGCCTCCGCTGAACACTTCACTCATTAGGTAACACATACAACTTCTAGCCAATACTATTGGTGAAACCCTAGGAGCTCCAGTCATGAACTACAGAAGAATGAATCGTCTTTTCATCGTGTGTTTATGTTTCTTGATGATTCCAtcttttatatgattttgtgtCTTTACCTCTGTGAATAATTCAATGGCCGTATCAAAATCTTTAGCACGAAATGCTGCACCTCCATGCTTATGTATGAAAAATGGTATGCACATATGTACATAATATATTCATGTGAATCAGCATCAACATCCACTCTCAAATTTCTAGTAATGATCATTTCCTTAGatacaaaaaaatcattaacaTACCATGTGCGCGACCCCATCTTCTTCTCCATACCCGAGTTTCTCGAGTAGTTCGTGTATGGTACAAAGATCTACTCTCAAACATGCATCTCCAAAGGGAGTCAACTTAAGTGGCTCTGTTACAGGTTTAGTCTTTTCAGGCAGATTGTTTGACGCAGACTGTCAgttaatatgattttatttagGGGGAAATTTCATCTTTACTAGTTTTATGGTACTACTTCATCAAAGAACTGACCATCCTGAGCTGAATCCATTAGCACCAAATAGTTTTTGCCTTGGAACAAATCAAGCGCCTGCACAAACATCAACACACATATATAGtcatatagatatatatataaaataaaaatcagtcCAAAATGCAAAAACTAATATGCTATTTTTGTTTACATGGTTTGGAGGAATATGTCTACCGCTCATAAGATCCAATAACAAGGTCCCAAAGCTATATGTGACGCTCTCACGTATCAAAATACCTGAAAAACAAGTTTCTATGAGGAAATctttaaagctattttcttatGGACATACACATCAAAAGGTTATGGACCTAGGTGCAAATATTCAGGAGGAGCAAATGCTAACTTGGTACTATGATTCTTCCCTTTGTGACTACTCTTCATGAGactaaagaaataaagtttaggATTGCCTACCTGTTGTTATCAAGCAGATCTTGATTTAAATAAAAGGATTTTTCTTAGTTTTCTCAGATGAagaaaaaacatgaaaaagGAGACCTTATCAAACAATATCCTGTAGGGATTAAGATCATGGTATAAGTTATCGTCTGAGAGACTTCCCGCCCCCAGAGTAAATCTTTTTTTCTAATATACTAATTTAAATTTTCCATAATTACTTATGTAATATAATCGTaagaaaatcaataaaatacaTAATCTATATTGGTGTTTAGTAACGGGGAAAATTTCAAACCGATAATGTAATATCACAAAAAAACATATCTTGTGTCATTTGGTCATGAATCATGCTTTCCTGTATATCAAACGGATTACTATATCATATTAGGTTAAAAGTAGTTTAGGAATAAATCATAGTTGTCAatcaactttttattttagtatttcgGGTTACTAAAATTAATTACTGGCAGTATATATTTGACTCTCTTAAGTCTTAAGTTTCTATATTCTATTTATGTAGTGGTTAATGGGACTCTCGTTccagaaaatattaaaagaacGATTCACTTAAATGATTCTGATCAAATCTAGTATGTCATATGTATTTGTAAGGGACCATGATGATTAACCTTCATAATGCGTTCACAACGAGCTTAATTACTCTCACACTTAGGCCTTTTTAccagatttttttataaacactTTGGTTTAAATAAGGATTATAACACATTCATTGGTCAGATACTCATTGACtattgtattaatatattattagtatttagtatatgattttatttagaAACGTAATCTTAATTTTGCTcatactaaaattaaaatttgatgtttcaaaattgATAACTAACATAATCACAACACATGTCAAATTAATAGGCCAAATTTTAACACATGCAAAAGAATTATTGTAGTTAGATAGATAGTACAAAGGAACAgcaatttgtttttatatttattcatgAAGTAAAAGAAAACTCAAACAAAGTTAAGAAAAAATACGAGAGTAGAGACAGAGGGAGATTAAAAActcatataaaatatgaaaacatacaTTTGAAAAACCtttaactatttatttttataaaataatgtagaTACCCTGCCTCCTGCCACGATAATCTCTTTTTTAAATACACTAATAGGCGTAATGATACAGACGTGaccattttatatatttgattgtttACGATCGGGTCGTCGAAATCTGGCCTTTGGATTTAGTATATTATGACCTTTGATACCTATATTATTATGAAATCAAATAAGATTACGATATTACAAAACAAAGATGTCATGTTTCACATGGCAAAGTCGCATATATAGGGTGTATCATGTTCATGTGTGGTGTGTATATGCCCTTGACACAAGAAGATTACTTTTTGAAAAACATAGGAAGATAAAGCCAGCTTGATCAAGGTTTCCATGTAAGAATGGAAAAAGGTAAAATCTGTGTTAACTGGAAATCAAATAGGAATTGGAcgaactagttttttttttcctttttttgaaacattggAGGAACTAGGTTATTCGTAATTATAGTGTTCTAAGAGCAGCCATTATTTTTCTTTGGTCAGCTGAGTGACACTAAATAGTAAATATGGTTTCAGTTGTTTGTTGAAAAAGAATGGTTCAACCAATCTATATGTTAAAGGGCAACTTTGGCTGATTTCAGTTCAATGTTGTAGAATGCATCGTAGATGctctatttaagaaaaaaagtatacAGCGACTGTAGTTTCAAACAATGTGAcataaatagaaaagaaaagaaactctGGAAGCATGACTTCATTTAAAACGTTCAGGCCACTACCAAAGAGAAACGAAAGCGAATCAGAGATCACGAGCTTAGAATAAAAGTGGAGAAACGTTTAGACAGCTTTTAGACAGCGAATGTATGAAAGAGTGTGCAATCATGTTTGAGGTTGCCATTACTCGCTAATTAGTAGCTCAATATTATTATATCACAACTTCACCACgtcttcttattttattttatttttgaaaaataaccTTCCCACATCTCTTTCTGTCCTTTAAAGTCacttctataaatatatatacgaaTGTCTCACAAATCATATAAGTCCACAACCTGTAATTCTTTTGTAGTAATGAAGACATTTCCATATTGTAGATCAACAATGCCTTTCCCAATCCAAGCCTTCCTCATcgctcttctcttctcttccatTGCTTCAGCAGCTATCGTCGAACATGTTTTCAACGTATTCACTATTATTAATCtctccttttcttttgtttttctctcgaaaaaagataataaaaattcatattccAGTTACTTATTACATAATTTCATTGTATATACTAAACTCTTTTTTCTTGCTTAACATACCTTGCCTCTTCTTATGTCTAAATCCAGAAAATGTAATTCGCATGCATGTGCTCAAAAAGTTATGtattgtataaaatatttttctttaataattttgggcttattcagaaaaatattcaataaatgtGAGGGCACAAATCTATGTGCTACTCTTAACTATATGACGAGGGACAGTATTAACGGCGTCTGATAACAGGTGGAAGACGTGGTGGTGAAACCATTGTGCCAAGAGCAGATGATACCGAGTGTTAACCGAAGTCTTCCCGGTCCAACCATAAACGTTAGAGAAGGCGACACTCTTGTGGTTCATGTCATCAACAACTCAACTTACAACATAACTATCCACTGGTAGTTAACTAACTTATTGctcctgatattttttttttttgttgctaggacttgatattataatttgatCAAATAATGATAGTTTTTTTGTATgtgtattcaaataaaaatatttgtttatggCTCACAATATGATATAGGCATGGAGTTTTTCAGAGGAATAGCCCATGGATGGATGGTGCGAATATGATAACTCAATGTCCGATTCAACCAGGTTATAACTTCACATATCGATTCGATATCACTGGACAAGAAGGTACATTGTTATGGCACGCACACGTCGTTAATCTGCGAGCCACTCTTCACGGGGCTATAATCATTCGTCCCCGATCTGGTCGTCCCTACCCTTTTCCTAAACCTTACAAAGAAGTTCCAATCATTTTTGGTAAGCATTgccattttatttttgtaactgaaGTCAAAAGGCAAAATGGATTCACTTACGTTGACAAAagttaacaaatatatatagtaattaaatACATCATAACTATTTTGTTTTagcataaaattttaatttatattatattaacttTCAAAAAGATTTTTGGATAAAAAAGGTATTGAGTCAATGTTACAAGAATAACCAGCTTGGCTGGGCCGGTTTAATCAAGAACAAAATCCAATttgcatttttaaatttttgtagttcataaatattgatatattaAATATCCTTATAGCTAGCATAATATGATATCATTCAGATGGTTAACTAATTTGTTTTGAAAACAATGTTTATGCAATTAGCACAATGGTGGAACGTAGATCTTGCAGTTCTTCAGTTACGGCCAGCTCCGATTGCCGATGCTTTCCTCATAAATGGCCTCGCCGGAGATACCTATTCCTGCTCTAAGAACAGTAATACTCAATTCTCTACGTAAATTGCTTATTGCTTGGTTTCTAAAACGTCTTGTTAGTAATTTCTTTCATTGGCACACACATTTGCTTGCAAAATAAGTAATTAAATGGTTATTTTCCTTGGCTTTTGGCTTGCATAGGGATGTATAACCTCAAGGTAGTACAAGGAAAAACATACTTGTTAAGGATTATAAATGCGGCGCTCAACACTCACCTCTTCTTCAAAATA comes from Brassica rapa cultivar Chiifu-401-42 chromosome A02, CAAS_Brap_v3.01, whole genome shotgun sequence and encodes:
- the LOC103850432 gene encoding uncharacterized protein LOC103850432, with the protein product MKKPGFVFLLAVIILCVSLVSSEMKLGLEDYNFPVDPSPTAKHSIEPGPIEHGNPSNPYIPKPRSSPPPQPQDGG
- the LOC103850434 gene encoding serine/threonine-protein kinase BSK6-like, whose translation is MKSSHKGKNHSTKLAFAPPEYLHLGILIRESVTYSFGTLLLDLMSGRHIPPNHALDLFQGKNYLVLMDSAQDGQFFDESASNNLPEKTKPVTEPLKLTPFGDACLRVDLCTIHELLEKLGYGEEDGVAHMCSAEALSEAMQAQVGSPEWPIALYLQAVCLFKLDMEAEAKEALRYGSDLEPY